Below is a genomic region from Fusobacterium sp..
AAACAGGAGGAAAATAATTATGAAAAAAATATTATTAGGTTGCTTATTATTAATATCAGCAGCATCTTTTGCAGCAACAGATGTTACAGTGACTCTTGAACAATTAGAACAAAATTTTCAGCAATTAGAAGCTGAAGAAAGAGCTATGTATAATCAGAGAAAGGCAGAAGCTGAAATAGCTGAAAAAGTATTAGCAGAACAAAAAGCTACATATCAACAGATAATTACACAAGAAAAGCGTATAACTGATGTAAAAGAATTTAGATACTATAAAGGGCAATATAATCAGCTTGCAAAAAAATATGCAGATGCTAAAAGAGCTTTGGAAGATGAAATGAAAAAACAGGA
It encodes:
- a CDS encoding adhesion protein FadA, whose protein sequence is MKKILLGCLLLISAASFAATDVTVTLEQLEQNFQQLEAEERAMYNQRKAEAEIAEKVLAEQKATYQQIITQEKRITDVKEFRYYKGQYNQLAKKYADAKRALEDEMKKQEEIIYMFEVMK